The following proteins come from a genomic window of Achromobacter deleyi:
- a CDS encoding DUF2274 domain-containing protein, with protein sequence MSTTKKLRLGPLPKTESIKLTFACPASLKADLDRYAALHAQAYGETVDAVTLIPHMLEAFIAGDRGFRRIRG encoded by the coding sequence ATGAGCACGACCAAGAAGCTGCGACTCGGGCCGCTGCCGAAGACCGAGAGCATCAAGCTGACCTTCGCTTGCCCGGCCAGCCTGAAAGCCGACCTCGACCGCTACGCCGCGCTGCACGCGCAGGCGTATGGCGAGACGGTCGATGCCGTGACGCTGATCCCGCACATGCTGGAGGCGTTCATCGCTGGGGATCGAGGATTCAGAAGAATACGTGGGTGA
- the mads2 gene encoding methylation-associated defense system DNA methyltransferase MAD2 — MSDQDDIIEAPQDAAEESGPDNFFIDILTGNKESASAKKLLVQKVLRQLIESYGFDRNDLEVNYSPQISGQGRKRIDIAIFRPDAEHNNDNLQRIILCKNQKKRDKLRSIAEADADLRELKELLELIPGATLGMWTNGQEEFLFQIERARFEVRPKPLGVWPVPGERTTDLDRTGGVIQVSAEVEDLEDALMRCRQYLNRNLGLDHKDSFKQLAVLMLAKIHDETLSTGERKFWIRGDEPFTEAGQQAIAQRITESIAAAKAWQPNLLTRGWDLTLAPHETARVVMELARYSLSETQPRYRTGAFRAVARSVMDGREGRYPTPLNVAEMAVEMLDPQPGERIMDCSSGTGTFLAMTAAHIFKKKLAGLGTTPEEATNEQIRQAQNETAAWAASNALGCDIDPFLAVASRMNVLFTTGNPGRVFRIDARTFPDGDLDGVEDACRAMSRNLGDMDIVLLNPWFSTQDTVSDTSILERYDLGNNWERDEEGGFRNTGNLNIGGVPPEVLFIERALQWVKPGTGRVGILLPDGLLGNPSDEYVRWWILRHCEVLASVDLPVEPFKVTVKEYGLTPALPSLLVLRRRSQEELINTEHPEYKVFMAVVDRAGVDARGNLLFQRAPDGEELVFDEEVIERVREGGEVEIRRTTRRNRRVHDELPLVAEKYKEFRANGEVTL, encoded by the coding sequence ATGAGCGATCAAGACGACATCATTGAAGCTCCGCAGGATGCTGCCGAAGAGAGCGGCCCGGATAACTTTTTCATCGACATCCTGACCGGCAACAAGGAAAGCGCCTCAGCCAAGAAGCTGCTGGTGCAGAAGGTTCTGCGCCAGCTCATCGAAAGCTACGGGTTTGATCGGAACGACCTGGAGGTGAATTACAGCCCCCAGATCTCTGGGCAAGGGCGCAAGCGCATCGACATCGCGATTTTCCGTCCCGATGCCGAGCACAACAACGACAACCTGCAGCGCATCATCCTCTGCAAGAATCAGAAAAAGCGCGACAAGCTCCGCTCCATTGCCGAGGCCGACGCCGACCTGCGAGAGCTCAAGGAACTGCTGGAACTGATCCCAGGCGCGACCCTTGGCATGTGGACCAACGGGCAGGAGGAATTCCTGTTCCAGATCGAGCGCGCCCGTTTTGAAGTCCGGCCCAAACCGTTGGGTGTTTGGCCGGTTCCGGGCGAGCGCACCACCGATCTCGATCGCACCGGCGGTGTCATTCAGGTCAGCGCCGAAGTGGAAGATCTGGAAGACGCCCTGATGCGCTGTCGCCAATATCTGAACCGCAACCTTGGTCTCGATCACAAGGATTCCTTCAAGCAGTTGGCCGTGCTGATGCTGGCCAAGATCCACGACGAGACCCTGTCCACCGGTGAGCGCAAGTTCTGGATCAGGGGTGACGAGCCTTTCACCGAGGCCGGCCAACAGGCCATTGCTCAGCGCATCACCGAATCCATTGCCGCCGCCAAGGCCTGGCAACCGAACCTGCTGACCCGTGGCTGGGATCTGACGCTGGCACCCCACGAGACCGCCCGCGTGGTCATGGAGCTGGCCCGTTACTCCCTGAGCGAAACCCAGCCCCGTTACCGTACCGGGGCCTTCCGTGCGGTTGCCCGCAGCGTGATGGACGGCCGCGAGGGCCGCTACCCCACGCCGCTCAACGTGGCCGAAATGGCGGTGGAGATGCTTGACCCGCAACCCGGCGAACGCATCATGGACTGCTCCAGCGGCACCGGCACCTTCCTGGCCATGACCGCCGCGCACATCTTCAAGAAGAAACTGGCAGGCCTCGGCACCACGCCTGAAGAGGCCACCAACGAACAGATCCGCCAGGCGCAAAACGAGACCGCCGCCTGGGCGGCCAGCAATGCCCTGGGCTGTGACATCGATCCCTTCCTCGCCGTCGCCAGCCGCATGAACGTGTTGTTCACCACCGGCAATCCCGGTCGTGTGTTCCGCATCGATGCTCGCACCTTCCCGGACGGGGATCTTGACGGTGTTGAGGATGCTTGTCGCGCGATGAGCCGGAACCTAGGAGATATGGATATAGTCCTGCTTAACCCCTGGTTCTCCACCCAAGACACCGTGAGCGACACCTCCATCCTGGAGCGCTACGACCTGGGCAACAACTGGGAGCGCGACGAAGAAGGTGGATTCCGCAACACTGGCAATCTAAACATCGGCGGTGTGCCGCCCGAGGTGCTGTTTATCGAACGCGCCCTGCAATGGGTGAAGCCCGGCACCGGCCGCGTTGGCATCCTGTTGCCCGATGGCTTGCTGGGCAATCCCAGCGACGAGTACGTGCGCTGGTGGATTCTCCGCCACTGCGAGGTCTTGGCCTCGGTTGACCTGCCGGTGGAGCCGTTCAAGGTCACGGTGAAGGAATATGGCCTGACGCCTGCCTTGCCCAGTCTCTTGGTTCTGCGCCGCCGCAGCCAGGAAGAGCTCATCAATACCGAACACCCCGAATACAAGGTCTTCATGGCCGTGGTGGACCGGGCTGGTGTAGACGCCCGGGGCAATCTCCTGTTCCAGCGAGCCCCCGATGGAGAGGAACTGGTTTTCGATGAGGAAGTGATCGAGCGGGTTCGAGAAGGCGGTGAAGTGGAAATCCGTCGGACCACACGCCGTAACCGCCGTGTTCATGACGAGCTGCCGCTGGTGGCAGAGAAATACAAGGAATTCCGCGCAAACGGCGAGGTGACGTTATGA
- the mads5 gene encoding methylation-associated defense system restriction endonuclease subunit S MAD5 — protein sequence MSRKFQCKVVPSIWIEHNGRRLDCGPYVSGAIEAKELLSQMNTTPLTDLTTGHKGGIYNGSPFVRNYVEDPDHGVPFLTTSSLLQADLTNLSLLSKRDARSRQLSFLEIKPDMTLITCSGSIGRMAYARSDMKGIWSNQDIMKVVPNPDLVKSGYLYAYLCSKFGVPLIASGTYGAIIPHIEPQHIADLPVPRLGIVEDQAHELVQQAANKRVEASRIIARAIAQLESAAGLQALPSSKSDGIPLSLSVTPSSNLMKRMDGAFHSLFHRDAVRALETASVPTTTVANKAVSIVEPKRFKRIQIDDPEFGIPMFGTSALMWADPQPSYLIPKNMSDIDELLVDQKTVLVPRSGQISGIIGTAVLPYGAIVGSAVSEDAIRINCSNEIIAGFLFIVLRSEYGRRQLKARAYGSSIPHLDVNQIGETLVPDLDDEVIEEIGAMGLQSAKLRHEAIEHEGKARRLVERAIEEGGR from the coding sequence ATGAGCAGAAAGTTTCAATGTAAGGTTGTGCCAAGTATCTGGATTGAACACAACGGTCGCCGCCTTGACTGCGGGCCTTATGTGTCAGGAGCGATAGAAGCAAAAGAGCTTTTAAGTCAGATGAACACAACTCCGCTGACGGATTTGACCACTGGGCATAAGGGTGGGATCTATAATGGTTCACCCTTTGTCCGGAACTATGTGGAAGATCCAGATCATGGCGTTCCATTTTTGACCACATCCTCTTTGCTTCAGGCTGATCTGACCAATCTTTCACTGCTGAGCAAGCGAGATGCCCGCTCCAGACAGCTTAGTTTCCTCGAAATAAAGCCGGATATGACTCTCATTACCTGCTCTGGAAGCATCGGCAGAATGGCCTATGCCAGGTCAGACATGAAGGGGATTTGGTCAAATCAGGACATCATGAAGGTTGTCCCAAATCCAGACTTAGTTAAATCTGGTTATCTCTATGCCTACCTATGCAGCAAGTTCGGAGTCCCTCTTATTGCCTCCGGAACATATGGCGCAATTATTCCGCATATTGAGCCGCAGCATATCGCCGATCTCCCTGTTCCGCGCCTTGGCATCGTGGAAGATCAGGCTCATGAGCTAGTTCAACAAGCCGCAAATAAACGCGTTGAAGCCAGTAGAATCATTGCGAGAGCTATCGCGCAATTAGAAAGTGCCGCGGGCCTACAAGCGCTACCTTCCAGTAAATCAGATGGCATTCCACTCAGCTTGAGTGTCACACCTTCTTCGAACCTGATGAAGCGGATGGACGGCGCCTTTCATAGTTTGTTTCATCGTGATGCTGTAAGGGCCCTCGAAACCGCATCGGTTCCGACGACCACTGTAGCAAATAAGGCGGTATCCATAGTCGAGCCGAAACGATTCAAGAGAATCCAGATTGATGATCCGGAGTTTGGTATTCCAATGTTCGGAACATCGGCATTGATGTGGGCGGACCCACAGCCCAGCTATCTCATACCAAAAAACATGAGTGATATTGATGAGCTGTTGGTAGATCAGAAGACAGTGCTCGTTCCTCGATCTGGGCAGATATCTGGCATTATCGGCACTGCCGTCCTTCCTTATGGCGCCATAGTTGGATCTGCTGTCTCAGAAGATGCAATTAGAATTAATTGCTCGAATGAGATTATTGCCGGTTTTCTTTTCATTGTACTTAGATCCGAGTATGGGCGCCGCCAACTCAAAGCTCGCGCATATGGCTCCTCCATTCCGCATCTAGATGTTAACCAGATCGGGGAAACTCTGGTGCCTGACCTAGATGATGAGGTCATCGAGGAAATTGGTGCAATGGGCCTACAGAGCGCCAAACTTCGACATGAGGCCATTGAACACGAAGGCAAAGCCCGCCGCCTCGTGGAGCGTGCAATCGAAGAGGGCGGCCGCTAA
- a CDS encoding helix-turn-helix domain-containing protein, translated as MKNFGDTVRSLRTAQDLGLRETATKVGISPAYLSRIERGKESPPRPEVIKELARVLAADPDVLFRLSSSTDPDVVDYLRDQREVLNLLRYLRDACFTEKEIKRLIEAAAEIKSTS; from the coding sequence ATGAAGAATTTCGGCGACACTGTCCGCTCACTGCGTACAGCCCAGGATCTAGGCTTACGAGAGACAGCCACCAAGGTTGGCATCTCGCCGGCTTACCTCAGCCGTATTGAACGAGGCAAGGAGAGCCCACCTCGACCTGAAGTGATCAAAGAACTGGCGCGAGTTCTTGCGGCGGACCCGGATGTTCTCTTTCGGTTGTCCTCTTCTACGGACCCAGACGTTGTGGACTACCTTCGAGACCAACGTGAAGTGCTCAATCTGTTACGTTATCTACGTGACGCATGTTTTACAGAAAAAGAGATTAAGCGTCTCATCGAAGCTGCCGCTGAGATCAAAAGTACTTCTTGA
- the mads2 gene encoding methylation-associated defense system DNA methyltransferase MAD2: MSKKKNMHAESTIPAGYVLDYVSGEQLKETKKELVRQRVVRALIHEYGFSPEDMELDFSIGGRKKVDIAIFHHGKEHSIENLGRAVVCRQEPNVGKNAVRIRDFEQASRDLDDIEVIMREVEAVQYGLWTNGLEFFFVEKEQKRFETKCSPIGDWPIAEESVGTKDVISDAHTRIADNEMLKITFRRCHNYIHGNEGMPKDAAFWQFLYLIFCKMHDENLRGKQRQAWKRRFWAGPKEQFEPQGRKAIRARIEELFTDVKKQYKSIFRGNEEIALSDRALAFIVSELAKYDFTRTDVDAKGVAYQELVGVNLRGDRGQYFTPRGVVKLVIEMLEPKECETLLDPACGTGGFLVATLGYMLKKFRDEKDTQAGKESTTDFLSVHERLKEYAAANVFGADFDPFLIRAAQMNMVLAGDGRGHIYNINSLEFPLGHLGDLPPAKKDIPLGSVDIIATNPPFGSDIPITDKHILEQYELAHTWEPDGDGGFRNTGTSKSSVAPEILFIERCIKWLKPGTGRMGVVLPDGVLGNPAAEYIRWWIMRETQVLASVDLPVEAFIAEANVNILTSLLFLRRKSEEEKRVEALGGIDGYPVFMAVADKVGFDRRGNKLYKRTPDGEEIVEPKQHIERIRIGGRIVERTLTRREKIEDNDLPVIAEKYREFLKEQNG, from the coding sequence ATGAGCAAAAAGAAGAACATGCACGCCGAGAGCACGATTCCGGCGGGATACGTGCTCGACTATGTTTCCGGAGAACAACTCAAAGAAACAAAAAAAGAGCTTGTCCGGCAGCGCGTGGTTCGCGCCTTGATTCACGAATATGGATTCTCGCCAGAAGATATGGAGCTTGATTTTTCCATTGGCGGCCGTAAGAAGGTTGACATAGCGATCTTCCACCACGGCAAAGAACACAGTATCGAGAATCTGGGCCGCGCTGTAGTTTGCCGTCAGGAGCCGAACGTCGGTAAGAATGCGGTGCGCATCCGTGACTTCGAACAAGCGTCAAGAGACCTCGATGATATCGAGGTCATCATGCGGGAGGTCGAAGCGGTTCAGTACGGTCTGTGGACCAATGGTCTGGAGTTCTTCTTCGTCGAGAAGGAACAGAAACGCTTTGAAACCAAGTGCAGCCCCATAGGCGACTGGCCGATTGCAGAGGAGTCAGTCGGCACCAAGGACGTCATCTCCGATGCTCATACCCGAATCGCCGACAACGAGATGCTCAAGATCACCTTCCGCCGTTGCCACAACTACATCCATGGCAACGAAGGGATGCCGAAGGATGCCGCCTTCTGGCAGTTCCTCTATCTGATCTTCTGCAAGATGCACGATGAGAATCTGCGGGGCAAGCAGCGCCAGGCGTGGAAACGCCGATTCTGGGCGGGCCCAAAGGAGCAGTTCGAGCCACAGGGCCGCAAAGCTATTCGCGCCCGTATCGAAGAGCTCTTCACCGACGTCAAGAAGCAGTACAAGAGCATCTTTCGGGGCAATGAAGAGATCGCACTCTCCGATCGGGCGTTGGCTTTTATCGTTTCCGAATTGGCCAAGTACGATTTCACCCGTACTGACGTCGATGCCAAGGGCGTGGCCTATCAAGAGTTGGTAGGCGTCAATCTCCGCGGCGATCGTGGTCAGTATTTCACTCCTCGAGGGGTCGTGAAGCTGGTAATTGAAATGCTCGAGCCCAAGGAGTGCGAAACATTATTGGACCCGGCATGCGGCACAGGCGGATTTCTAGTTGCCACCCTGGGCTACATGTTGAAGAAATTTCGCGATGAGAAGGACACGCAAGCTGGCAAAGAGAGCACAACAGACTTTCTAAGCGTCCATGAGAGACTAAAGGAGTACGCAGCTGCCAATGTGTTCGGAGCAGACTTTGACCCGTTCCTGATCCGCGCGGCCCAGATGAACATGGTGCTGGCAGGCGACGGTCGGGGGCATATCTACAATATCAATTCCCTGGAATTTCCCCTGGGACACTTGGGTGATTTGCCTCCCGCAAAAAAAGATATCCCGCTGGGGTCGGTGGATATCATTGCCACCAATCCTCCTTTTGGCTCCGATATTCCAATAACTGATAAGCATATTTTGGAGCAATACGAGCTGGCGCACACCTGGGAACCGGACGGCGATGGCGGCTTCCGCAACACAGGCACTTCCAAGAGCAGCGTTGCGCCGGAGATTCTCTTCATTGAGCGCTGCATCAAGTGGCTCAAGCCGGGCACCGGCCGCATGGGCGTCGTCCTGCCCGATGGCGTTCTCGGCAACCCGGCGGCGGAATACATCCGCTGGTGGATCATGCGTGAAACCCAGGTGCTTGCCTCTGTTGACTTGCCTGTGGAAGCCTTTATCGCCGAGGCAAATGTCAACATCCTCACCAGCCTGCTGTTTCTGCGCCGAAAGAGTGAAGAAGAAAAACGCGTTGAGGCTTTGGGCGGCATTGATGGATATCCAGTCTTCATGGCTGTGGCCGACAAGGTTGGCTTCGACCGCCGTGGCAACAAGCTTTACAAACGCACGCCGGACGGCGAGGAGATCGTCGAACCCAAACAGCATATTGAACGCATCCGCATCGGTGGGCGCATCGTGGAACGCACCCTGACCCGTAGAGAAAAGATCGAGGACAACGATCTGCCGGTCATCGCTGAGAAGTACCGCGAATTTCTTAAGGAGCAGAACGGATGA
- the mads6 gene encoding methylation-associated defense system protein kinase MAD6 — MAKVIPIGQPANESERQAIGFLRDHLPDGWLIFHNFEMRQGQEVFEIDIAILAPHAVYLVDVKGTRGNIDVYGSKWYPQGRQPFHSPLAKLRHHAKVMASFIRDSNPGQIELRKAHVHAAVLLTADDAAVFDQAGIDSPDVTDFKHCLKYFRDASRIPDNRLDNITRFHSQIAKAITGTAKPKSAALVFRDWQVEEKLGGTDRYTEYRAKHNLLGKSGGMARLRVYQADPYQDEAARKAEFKKISNAYRAVAHMPTHANVLAVKDLFVSDDEDKVVLVTEDLPGQALRLHINKVSMALTFDQKLQVMRDVLSALDHAHRHEVIHRNLTPDAILLTKGGQARVTDFDFARVGKNRTSTIADQVVDDLDAVYQAPECFKDPTQASIASDLYAAGLIFYELLTGELPFESVDQMMEADGKFPIKPSEHKPDLPKGIDEWLQKFCEFDPEERQTSAAIARKALDDLILPEAKNDSGPAVVVPQLPDGLMNLPQDFILADRFRIQKKLGSGGFGVAYKVFDSLGDVVRVIKLVTKDRRSVYERLRREYKTLTNLPEHPHVVKVIWADRMADAKQTPYIVFEYVEGLDVSDLIDAEALSLDDAVRIVREAAEGLAHLHKHGVYHQDVKPSNLLWTDKGVRIIDFNVAVSENDEVQGGGGTRRYLPPDYDYSSEPDASDRMDRDLYALGISFYECLTGKYPFDDPTPPIKTQLRDPKQFKGCADLSSSLVNVLAKMIAPERKDRFASAEEFLITLAEVKRLRSVLTTGEIGAGPKVVSKLGFELTKPNTNPFVTHLLTLYSQSQVSNAGTRGLDEVGKATYVSTYLDEKLKPTLLKGEFRLVIISGNAGDGKTAFIQQFEAFVESKGAQIQRGANGAVFQLKGHTYQSNYDGSQDEGDERNDAVLQKFFAPFAGKDASGWPENQTRLIAINEGRLVDFFLEHEEEFPLLAKQIQQGLAGAAPEDGIAVINLNLRSVVAEPEEGQPSILERLIARMTQQEYWQACDKCDLKGKCYAYHNARTFQDPVAGPKVIERLKMLYTITHLRGRLHITMRDLRSALAFMLVGTQDCDGIHHLYQNGGEEIQNRILDGFYFNSWLGGAEGSNDRLIALLREIDVAEVSNPDLDRELGFLNPKTKTMSRFSFAERAGYDDELVATLFRNLPRDYSSKNRARLIAKHRNYLSHMRRRHFFERRDTGWKEMLPYGSIDPFLDAIEQPGAKSADEVTAILRAINRGEGLSDPARLGNQLALRVRQVDKGTIRSYRLFDGNHFTLRTEQETAAHPFLECLSQALVLLYDSGDGHKASLRINLDIYEMLMRLNNGYRPSIEEHEGFLLSLAVFKNLLSAALYQEVLLTENGLRFYQINRKEDGVLALGVSEKGAEYHVNQG, encoded by the coding sequence ATGGCAAAAGTCATACCCATCGGGCAACCCGCGAACGAATCTGAACGTCAGGCCATTGGTTTCCTCCGGGATCATCTTCCCGATGGCTGGCTGATCTTCCATAACTTCGAGATGCGCCAAGGGCAGGAGGTGTTCGAAATCGACATCGCCATCCTCGCGCCTCATGCGGTGTATCTGGTGGATGTCAAAGGGACGCGGGGCAACATCGATGTGTATGGCTCCAAGTGGTATCCGCAGGGGCGGCAACCGTTTCACTCGCCCCTCGCGAAGCTTCGTCACCACGCGAAGGTGATGGCCAGCTTCATCCGCGATAGCAATCCCGGTCAGATCGAGCTGCGCAAGGCTCATGTCCATGCCGCGGTGTTGCTCACTGCTGATGACGCCGCCGTGTTCGATCAGGCGGGCATCGACAGCCCGGACGTGACCGACTTCAAGCACTGCCTGAAATACTTCCGCGACGCGAGCCGTATCCCTGACAACCGGCTGGATAACATCACCCGCTTCCACTCGCAGATCGCCAAGGCAATCACCGGCACCGCCAAGCCTAAGAGCGCGGCGCTGGTGTTCCGCGACTGGCAGGTGGAAGAGAAGCTGGGCGGCACCGACCGCTACACCGAGTACCGCGCCAAACACAACCTGTTGGGCAAGAGTGGCGGCATGGCCCGCCTGCGGGTCTACCAGGCAGACCCATACCAGGATGAGGCCGCCCGCAAGGCAGAGTTCAAGAAGATCAGCAACGCCTATCGCGCCGTGGCGCACATGCCGACCCACGCCAATGTGTTGGCGGTGAAGGATCTGTTCGTCTCAGACGATGAAGACAAGGTGGTGCTGGTCACTGAGGATCTGCCTGGCCAGGCCCTGCGCCTGCACATCAACAAGGTCTCGATGGCGCTGACCTTCGATCAGAAGCTCCAAGTGATGCGCGACGTGCTGTCGGCCCTGGACCATGCGCACCGGCATGAGGTGATCCACCGCAACCTGACCCCGGACGCCATTCTGCTGACCAAGGGCGGCCAGGCCCGGGTAACCGATTTCGATTTCGCCAGGGTGGGCAAGAACCGCACCTCTACCATCGCCGATCAGGTGGTGGATGATCTGGATGCTGTCTACCAGGCTCCAGAGTGCTTCAAGGACCCGACCCAGGCCAGCATTGCCTCTGACCTCTATGCCGCCGGGCTCATTTTTTACGAGCTGCTGACCGGCGAGCTGCCATTTGAAAGCGTCGACCAGATGATGGAGGCCGATGGCAAGTTCCCCATCAAGCCGTCGGAGCACAAGCCGGACCTGCCCAAGGGGATCGACGAGTGGTTGCAGAAGTTCTGCGAGTTTGACCCCGAGGAGCGGCAAACGAGCGCAGCCATCGCTCGCAAGGCCCTGGATGACCTGATTCTGCCCGAGGCCAAGAACGACTCCGGCCCGGCCGTGGTTGTGCCACAGCTCCCGGATGGCCTGATGAACTTGCCGCAGGATTTCATCCTGGCGGATCGCTTCCGCATTCAGAAGAAGCTGGGTAGCGGCGGCTTCGGCGTCGCCTACAAGGTGTTCGATTCCCTGGGCGATGTGGTGCGCGTCATCAAGCTGGTGACCAAGGACCGCCGCAGCGTGTACGAACGGCTGCGCCGCGAGTACAAGACCCTGACCAATCTCCCCGAACATCCGCATGTGGTGAAGGTGATCTGGGCGGATCGCATGGCCGATGCCAAGCAGACGCCTTACATTGTCTTTGAGTATGTGGAAGGTTTGGATGTTTCCGATCTGATCGATGCCGAGGCGTTGTCGCTGGATGATGCCGTGCGCATCGTGCGCGAGGCAGCCGAGGGGCTGGCCCATCTCCACAAGCACGGCGTTTACCATCAGGACGTCAAGCCCTCCAATCTGCTATGGACGGACAAAGGCGTTCGCATCATCGATTTCAACGTCGCGGTCTCCGAGAACGATGAGGTTCAAGGTGGTGGCGGCACGCGCCGTTACCTGCCGCCGGATTACGACTACTCCTCCGAGCCGGATGCTTCGGATCGAATGGATCGTGACCTCTATGCCTTGGGCATCTCCTTCTATGAGTGCCTGACCGGCAAGTATCCATTCGACGATCCCACGCCACCGATCAAGACTCAGCTCAGGGACCCCAAGCAGTTCAAAGGCTGCGCCGACCTCAGCTCGTCGCTGGTCAATGTGCTGGCGAAGATGATCGCGCCGGAGCGCAAGGATCGGTTTGCGTCGGCGGAGGAGTTCTTGATTACCCTGGCCGAGGTCAAGCGCCTGCGCTCGGTGCTGACGACCGGCGAGATTGGTGCCGGACCCAAGGTGGTGTCCAAGCTGGGTTTCGAGCTGACCAAGCCCAACACCAACCCCTTTGTAACCCACCTGCTGACGCTCTATAGCCAGAGCCAGGTGTCCAACGCAGGCACCCGTGGCCTCGACGAAGTTGGCAAGGCCACCTACGTGTCGACTTATCTGGACGAAAAGCTCAAGCCCACGCTGCTAAAGGGCGAGTTCCGTTTGGTCATCATCAGCGGTAACGCCGGCGACGGCAAGACGGCCTTCATCCAGCAGTTCGAGGCCTTTGTCGAGAGCAAGGGCGCACAGATACAGCGCGGCGCGAACGGGGCTGTGTTCCAGCTCAAGGGGCATACCTACCAAAGCAACTACGACGGCAGCCAGGATGAAGGCGACGAGCGCAACGATGCCGTGCTTCAGAAGTTCTTCGCTCCCTTCGCGGGCAAAGATGCCTCCGGCTGGCCCGAGAATCAGACCCGCCTAATCGCCATCAACGAGGGACGGCTGGTCGACTTCTTCCTTGAGCATGAAGAAGAGTTCCCGTTGCTTGCCAAGCAGATCCAGCAGGGCTTGGCCGGAGCTGCTCCGGAAGACGGTATCGCAGTTATCAACCTCAACCTGCGCTCGGTGGTCGCCGAACCCGAGGAAGGTCAGCCTTCGATTCTGGAGCGACTGATCGCTCGCATGACGCAGCAGGAATACTGGCAGGCATGCGACAAGTGCGATCTCAAGGGCAAATGCTACGCCTATCACAACGCCCGGACCTTCCAGGACCCGGTTGCCGGTCCCAAGGTGATTGAGCGCCTGAAGATGCTCTACACCATTACGCACCTGCGCGGCCGACTGCACATCACCATGCGCGACCTTCGTTCGGCGCTGGCCTTCATGCTGGTAGGCACCCAGGATTGCGACGGCATTCACCACCTCTATCAGAACGGCGGAGAAGAAATCCAGAATCGCATCCTTGACGGTTTCTATTTCAACTCGTGGCTTGGCGGGGCGGAAGGATCCAATGACCGGCTGATTGCCTTGCTGCGCGAAATTGACGTTGCCGAAGTCAGCAATCCCGACCTGGACCGCGAGCTTGGCTTCCTCAATCCCAAGACCAAGACCATGAGCCGCTTCTCGTTCGCGGAGCGGGCTGGGTATGACGATGAACTTGTGGCGACGCTGTTCCGCAATCTGCCTCGCGATTACTCGTCGAAGAACCGAGCGCGACTGATCGCCAAGCATCGCAATTATCTATCGCATATGCGCCGTCGCCACTTCTTTGAGCGACGCGACACCGGCTGGAAGGAGATGCTGCCATATGGAAGCATCGATCCCTTCCTAGATGCCATTGAGCAGCCGGGAGCGAAAAGCGCAGATGAGGTTACAGCTATTCTTCGAGCCATCAACCGGGGCGAAGGTCTGAGCGATCCGGCGCGTTTGGGCAACCAGTTGGCGCTGCGTGTTCGCCAGGTGGATAAGGGCACCATCCGCAGTTACCGTCTCTTTGACGGCAACCATTTCACGCTCCGCACCGAGCAGGAAACAGCGGCTCATCCTTTCCTTGAATGCCTGTCTCAGGCGCTAGTGCTGCTTTACGACTCCGGTGACGGGCATAAGGCCAGCCTGCGCATCAATCTTGACATCTATGAAATGCTGATGCGGCTCAACAACGGCTACCGTCCCAGCATCGAGGAACATGAAGGTTTCCTGTTAAGTCTGGCGGTATTCAAAAACCTGTTATCTGCTGCACTCTATCAAGAAGTTCTGCTGACGGAAAATGGGCTCCGGTTCTACCAGATAAACAGAAAAGAGGATGGCGTATTGGCATTGGGTGTTTCTGAAAAGGGGGCTGAATATCATGTCAATCAAGGGTAG
- the mads1 gene encoding methylation-associated defense system helix-turn-helix domain-containing protein MAD1 — translation MSNDEVMRIREVAALLKVGEKTAYSMAQAGELPAFKVRGQWRFSRKDIDMWIEQQKHATQEFGEDSHQ, via the coding sequence ATGAGCAACGACGAAGTGATGCGGATAAGGGAAGTCGCGGCCCTATTGAAGGTCGGAGAAAAAACCGCCTATTCCATGGCCCAAGCCGGCGAGCTTCCCGCATTTAAAGTTCGGGGCCAGTGGCGCTTCTCCCGAAAGGACATCGACATGTGGATCGAGCAACAGAAACACGCAACCCAAGAGTTCGGCGAGGACAGTCACCAATGA